TACACCCGTCACTCCCTATAACGGTTGCAAGGCTGGTATCCACCACCTGGTTAAAATGTGCGGTGATTCCGGGATTGTTAAGAAGATCTGTCCTAATAAATTTTATGCCATGGTTCACTGGCGCCGGTTTAATCACTAAATTCACCTTCTTGCCTGAATGAAGGCCAATGCCTGTGCAATTTACCGGCTGTTTAATGGTTCTTTGGCTAAAATACATTGTTACGGTATATAATATGAATAAATTCTTAAAAAGCCGAATCCATCAGCTTTCAGCTTTTGGATTCGCTCTATTGTTTAAAGGATAAATAAAGATTGTCCTATATAATATGATCTGTTATAAATTTCAACCAATAAAATAGTGGCCCGTTTGCGGTTACCGATGGTACAATTTGTGGCTGAAACAGGCAAAAAGCAGATGAGCCTAATGGACGCTTGGGAAAATTTTGCTGCAACAAAATTAACTCAAAAATTGAGATGAGTTCATGGTGAAAGCAGTAAATACGAAACAGTTGCTAAAGGAGGCGGCTTGCTGGCAAAATTATTAAGCAGCGCGGTGATTGGAATTGATGCATATTTTGTGGAAGTGGAAGTGGATATCACCTCAGGGCTTCCAACCTTTGCCACTGTCGGGCTTCCGGAAGCTTCGGTAAAGGAAAGCAAGGAACGGGTTAAGTCTGCCATTAAAAATTCAGGTTACAGTTTCCCTGATGACAGAATTACGGTAAATTTAGCCCCGGCCAACATAAAAAAAGAGGGAACCGGTTTTGATCTGCCCATTGCAGTGGGAATTTTAGCTGCAACCGGAATCGTTCCTCAAAACAGCATTAATCCATATCTTGTATTGGGTGAACTTTCTTTAGACGGTCGAATCAAACCGGTAAACGGCTCCCTTCCCATGGCTCTGGCAGCAAAAAAGGCGGGGTATGCAGGTATCGTTGTTCCGTATGACAACAGACGGGAAGCGTCCGTGGTAAAAGACATTTCTGTTTTCCCGGTAAAAACGCTGCACCAGGTGGTGGACTTTTTTCGCGGTTTTAAACTGATCAAGCCTGAAAAGGTTGATATTTCCGGTATATTTAAACATAACACCCAACCAGAGATTGATTTTTGCGAGGTCATGGGCCAGGAGCATGTGAAGCGGGCCATGGAAATTGCCGCCGCCGGTGGCCACAACCTGATCATGGTGGGTCCGCCAGGCTCAGGAAAAACCATGCTGGCCCGACGCCTCCCCACCATACTTCCTCCGATTACATTTGATGAGGCCATAGAAACCACTAAAATTTTCAGCGTGGTTGGAATGCTCAAGAAAAGCCAGGCCCTGGTTACCGAAAGACCTTTCAGATCACCCCATCATACCATATCAGATGCCGGCTTAATCGGTGGCGGGCATATTCCGAGACCCGGTGAGGTCAGCCTGGCCCATAATGGGGTTTTATTTTTAGATGAACTTCCCGAATACAAAAAGCACGTGCTGGAGGTGTTACGTCAGCCTTTGGAGGATCTTCAAGTCACCATTTCCAGGGCAGCCTCAACCATTACCTATCCATCCAGTTTTATGCTTGTCGCCGCCATGAACCCTTGCCCCTGTGGATATTTATCTGATCCGAAACATGAATGCAGGTGCACTTATAGCCAGATTCACAAATACCGGTCAAAGATTTCCGGTCCGCTGCTCGACAGAATAGACATTCATGTGGAAGTGCCTGCAGTCCCCTACAAGGACCTGATGGGAGACTCGGATGCTGAGCCGTCGGAAGAAATAAGAAAACGGGTGGAATCGGCTCGAACCATTCAATCCGCAAGATTTTCGCGCACAAAAATTTACTGCAACGCCCAGATGAGCAGCCGCCATATAAAAAAATACTGCGGAATCGATGAGGCCTCTGCCGACCTCCTTGAATCCGCAATTGACAAACTCGGTCTTTCCGCCCGTGCATACAACCGTATCCTTAAGATTGCACGAACCATTGCAGACCTCGAACGTCAGGCAGATATCCAGGTTGACCATATCTCAGAGGCAATACAGTACCGCAGCCTGGACAGGAAGAAACGAATTTCGTAAGGCTCTTCTCCAAATTATTGGAGAAGAGCCTTCCAGGAGTCAGGTTTTTCCCGTATGTCTTTGTTTTTTGATTGTTTTCACTCGAACCCCTGACCCCTATGAATCCTTGAACCCTGATCAATCGACCAACTCTTTGGGAGATGATCCTATCGTAATAACATCAATAGGAGGGTAACACAGTGAAAAGCCATAAAGTCGATTACAAGGTGATGGGCGACGATATCCAAATCGTTGAAGTTGAGCTTGACCCGGGCGAAACCGTAATAGCTGAGGCCGGAGTAATGAATTACATGGATGATGGAATCACCTTCGAAGCCAAAATGGGTGACGGGTCCAAACCGGATGGCGGTCTTTTTGGCAAGCTGATGGATGCAGGCAAACGCGCGATTACAGGCGAGTCCATCTTTTTAACCCATTTTACCAATTCGGGCACTGGGAAAAAGAGTGTGGCCTTTGCCGCACCCTATCCTGGTAAAATTATACCCATTGACATGACCAAGGTCAATGGAGAACTGCTGTGCCAGAAAGATGCCTTTCTTTGCGCCGCCCTTGGCACTGAAGTCGGTATTGCCTTTACAAAACGACTCGGGGTTGGTTTTTTTGGCGGAGAGGGATTCATTCTCCAGCGTCTCAGGGGAGATGGCATGGCTTTTGTGCATGCAGGCGGCACCGTAATCAAAAAAAAACTGAACAACGACACCATTCGGGTCGACACCGGTTGCATCGTGGCATTTACCTCGGGAATAAATTACGATATCGAGCGTGCAGGCAGCCTTAAGTCCATGTTTTTCGGGGGAGAAGGTTTGTTCCTGGCAACACTTAGCGGGACAGGGGTTGTGCTGTTACAAAGTCTTCCTTTTTCGCGAATGGCGGACCGTATTTTCCAGCATGCGCCATCTGCAGGTGGAAGCCGCAAGGGTGAAGGATCTATTTTGGGCGGTATCGGGGACCTGATAGGCGGCAAATAGGATTAAGGATTCGTAAAAAGCAATAATATTCCGCTTCGCTGTAATGCAACCGAAATTAAATTATCAATTGTATCAATAGGTTAAAATTTAGTTGGTTGAAAGATTTTCTTGAACGTCGAACGCTGAACATTGAACATCGAATGATGAAATCGCTTCGCTCCGCCGGTTTATAAATTGGTAGAATACCTTATTCAAAATTCGACGTTGGGCGTTCGATGTTCGACGTTCATAGTTTTTTTGGTACCATCAAGCTTCTATCCAGCCCATACTACGCTTTACCGCTTTTTGCCAGCCAGCATACAGGGTTTGCCTTTTGGTCTCATCCATCAAGGGGAGAAATGACTGATCGATTTTTCTGTTTGCGGAAATCTGCTCCTTCTCCCACAGCCCTACCGCCATTCCGGCAAGGTAGGCCGCACCCAGGGCTGTGGACTCGATGACTTCAGGCCTTTCAACCGCCACACCAATGATGTCGGCTTGAAATTGCATGAGAAAGTTGTTGGCGGAAGCCCCGCCGTCAACTTGCAGTTTTTTAAGCTCAATACCTGAGTCTGCTTGCATGGCATCCAGAACATCCCTGGTCTGGAAAGCCACAGATTCCAAGGTGGCTTTAGTGATATGTTCCCTGCCGGTATCTCTGGTAAGACCAAAAATCGCGCCTCTAGCATACATATCCCAATAAGGAGCTCCCAGGCCCACAAAAGCAGGAACCACATAAACACCTTCTTCGTCCATGGCCTGCCTGCCAAGCTCCTCTGATGCGGACGCTGTATCTATAATTTTCAGCCCGTCTCTCAGCCATTGTATGGCAGCGCCGGCAACAAAGACGCTGCCCTCCAGTGCATATTGGATATGTCCACCAATTCCCCATGCGATGGTCGTTATCAGGCCGGATTGGCTGAAAACAGGTTCTTCTCCCGTATTCATCAAAAGAAAGCAACCCGTTCCATAAGTGTTCTTGGCCATACCTTCCTCAAAACAGATCTGACCAAACAGGGCCGCCTGCTGGTCGCCGGCCACACCGCTGATGGGAATTTTTACTCCCTTATATTCCAGTTCTCCAAAATTCCCCGAGGAATCCCGAACTTCAGGCAGCATCGTGTCAGGCACGTCCAACGCTTTGAGGAGAGCGGGGTCCCATTTCAACTCTCTGATATTATATAATAAAGTACGTGAGGCATTTGAATAATCGGTGGCATGCACTTTTCCGTGGGTCAGTTTCCAGATCAACCACGTGTCAATGGTGCCGAATAATAATTCTCCTTTCTCCGCTCTTTCCCGAGCACCTTTGACATTATCCAATATCCATTTGATCTTGGTACCGGAAAAATAGGCATCAATCACCAGTCCGGTATTTTGACGAACATAATCTTCCAAACCCTTTGATTTTAAAAATTCACAGATTGAGGCGGTTCTCCTGTCCTGCCACACGATGGCGTTAAAGACGGGTTCTCCAGAGTTTTTATCCCACACTACCGTCGTTTCTCTCTGGTTGGTAATGCCAATTGCTGCGATATCAGAGGGATTAACCTTCCGCTCATTGACAAGCTGTTGGAACACTTCCCACTGGGATTCCCATATTTCCATGGGATCATGCTCAACCCAACCCGACCGAGGGAAGTGCTGGGTGAATTCTTTTAGTGTAATACCCTCAATTCTACCCCGACTGCCAAACAGCACCGCCCTGGAACTGGTAGTCCCCTGGTCAAGTGCGATGACATATCTTTTCGTCATTTTTTCCACCCTACAGTTCAGTACAAAAGGCCTGCTCATTCAAGCCTTGTTATTTCCCGGCTTCATTCTGCCGTCCGCTGCCTGCTTCTGCGGGTCGGTTTGTTTAAAGAGGATTCCCTTCAGCCATTCAACCCCAAATTGCAGCAGTTCTATTTCATCATTTTGTATTTTTTCCAGGATTTTTTCATCTATATCAAATCGCTTAAGGAACGAACTCTCAAAAACAAACTCCCTGAATTTATCGATGTTATAGCTTACCATGAAAAACATCTGCTTGGCCTGGTCCGTAAGCTTGATATTCGGAGGAAATGATCGTTTTCTTACCACCAGGTCCGTCCACTGTGCATTGATATCATCGTGGATATCCACCCCCTGGTCCTTTCGCCATTTATTAACCGTCCACTCTTTATCCTCTTCAAATCCAAGGCAATGGGGCTCATTAACAAAAAAATAGAATCCGTCATCGTCTGAACCTTCCTTATGGCTTAAAGTCGCCACACCTAAAGGATAATACCGACATGTGGTGGGTCTGTCTTCATATATGATGCATCCATCCTCCCTTACAAATGGGCAGGCTTTCCTGTCTGAATCAGATGTTTCGCCATCTATCAGCTTAAGTGTTACAATAGGAAGATCGGTCTTTTCTAAAATATGTGGCTCGGTATAAATGGCTAAAAATTCTTCGGAGGAAAGGCCAAGACGATTTTTGAGCCTGATAATGTCATAGGGAGTGAGGGTAATACTGATTCCTTTGCAGCATTGGGTAAAACATTTAACATCTTTATGGCATTTAAACTTAAACCTGCTTTCAGGCCCCAGCCTGACCGGTTCGATATTTGCTTTTTTACCTGGTATATCCATATGTATTCCTTTCTTTTTTTGATGATTTGTTGAACTTTTCTTAACCAAGTCGCATCGTATTGTCAAATGGTTAAAAGAAAACCAAGCAATTAAAATGTTGTGATAATACATTGAACATGACACATGGTTATGTTAAATAAAATTTAATTCTATATCATTTAAGGAAACCATGCTGAAAACACAGGTGCTGATTATTGGAGGAGGAATCACCGGCGCCGGTATTGTCCGAGACCTTACTCTTCGTGGGATTGAATGCATTCTTGCGGAGAAGAGTGATATCAACGCAGGAGCATCCGGTGCCAATCACGGACTGTTACACAGCGGTGCGCGTTATGTGGCAGGTGATTTGGTAAATGCCAAGGAGTGCCGGGAAGAGGGAAATATTTTAAAGAAACTGGCCCCCCATTGCGTAGAGGATACCGGCGGGCTGTTTGTGGCGGTTGAAGGAGATGATGAAAAGTATGTCGCCGATTTTCCCGGTTTATGTTCCAAGTGCGGTATTCCGACCAAGGATTTAGACATCAAAGAAGTGCTTGAAATGGAGCCTTCCCTTTCCGATAAACTAATCGCCGCATACCAGGTGCCGGATGCAGCCGTTGACCCTTTTAAACTCTCTTTGGACAACATTTACCAGGCTCTGGATCTTGGCTCCACCCTGCTTCGCCATTCAAAAGTCACCGGGTTTACCATAAAGAAAAATCGTATTCTGGTCACAAAGCTGCAAAACATGCTGACCGGTGAACAGTTTAACATTGAGGCCGTGCAGGTGGTTAACGCCGCCGGAGCATGGGCAAAGGAAGTGGCTGCCCTTGCCGGTTGCACCATCAACCTCCTGTATTCTAAAGGGAGTCTCCTAGTGACACACAACCGGATTGCGCAGCGGGTGATCAATCGCCTGAGGCCTTCCTCTAACGCTGATATCCTGGTTCCCGGCGGAACGGTCTCCATTTTAGGCACCACTTCCGTTACCATAGACACATTGGACCAGGTTTTTCCCACTGTTGAGGAAACCGATTATATTGTAAGTGAAGCCACCGCCATGATTCCCCAACTGGAAAGAACACGGTTTATTCGCGCATATGCAGGTGTCCGACCCCTGTTAGGAACAAAGGCCGGGGCCGATGACCGCAGCGTCAGTCGTGGGTTTTCTTTGATTGATCATCTAGAAGACGGTTTGGAAAATTTTGCTTCAATCACCGGTGGCAAACTTTCCACCTACCGGTTAATGGCGGAAAAAACGGCGAATCTTATCTGCAATCGGCTGGGTGTTTCCCGTCCCTGTCTGACCCGAACAGATCCCCTTACGCCGGCCGGAGCCGCCCGGTGGACAAAACCCGGTCTGGCTCCAAAGGTGTGGATGAAACAACATGACCCGGAAGATATCATGCTGTGTGAATGCGAAATGGTGCCCAAAAGTGTGGTGGACAGCATCGTGGAATCTATCCATAAACAAAACGGAAAACCGGACCTGAAGGCCATCGGGCTTCGCAGCAGGATTGGCAAGGGGGCCTGTCAGGGTACTTTCTGCGGTCTCAGAACTTGTGCGTATCTTTACGATACAGATGAACTGCAAGCAGATGAGGGCTTAACCAGTCTAAGGGAATTTGTCAATGAACGATGGCGTGGTGTGCGGCCTTTGCTCTGGGATACGCCGCTTATCCAGGCGGAATTACAGGAAGCCCTTTACTGCGGCCTGATGGGAATTGAATTGTAGTGTTTAAGGCAGAAGGCAGAAGTAAAAAAAAGATGGAACAAAGCGACACCCTACGGTAGAAAGAAATACTTGACAATGGATACGATGAGCAACGATAACCGGGAAATAAACTGTGACCTGGCAGTTATCGGCGCTGGTATGGCCGGAATGGCGTCGGCCCTGTTTGCTTCCAGCCGCGGAGTCTCCACGGTACTGGCAGGATTGACCAGTGAAATTATTTTTGCCAGCGGGCTGATTGATCTGATGGGGGTGCATCCAATAGGTGACGGCAAAGTCTGGGAAAACCCGTGGGAGGCGATTCAGGCGTTAATCAGTGATATCCCCAACCATCCTTTTGCAAAAATAAACAAAAATGACATCCATGGGGCTTTGGAAGAATTTCTATCCTTTATGAGTGATGCAGGCCTCCCCTATGACCGGCATGAAAATCGTAACGCAAAAATAATGACTCCGGCGGGAACCGTTAAGCATACCTATGGTGTACCTCAAACCATGTGGAACGGTGTCCTGGCCCTGGAACAAAAATGCCCCTGCCTTATCATTGATATCAGAGGACTGAGAGGATTCAGCGCCCGACAGATCACAGAAACCTTAAAATCTTCCTGGCCGGATTTGCGTCATGCACGTATTTCATTTCCCCATACCGATCATCTGGAAGAAGTATACCTGGAACCTGTGGCCAGATCCCTGGCACTTGCTGAAAATCGCAAAGCCCTGGCACGGATTATCCACCTCCATGTAAAAGATTCAGCAATGATAGGATTTCCGACCATTTTTGGCATTAACCATTCGGTTGAAATTTTTCACGATTTGCAGGAGATGATCGGTGTTCCGATTTTCGAAATTCCCACCATGCCGCCATCTATTACAGGTCTTCGCATCAAGGAGGCTTTTGAAACGCAACTTCCCAACCAAGGTGTTCAGCTTCTGTTGCAAAAAAAGGTTTTGAAGGTCCACCATAACAAAGGTGGCTTCATACTCGACGCCGGAGGTCCTGAAACAGAATATACCTTAAAGGCAAAGGGAATCATACTGGCAAGCGGCCGGTTTTTAGGCAGAGGGCTGCGGGCAGAAAGAAAACAAATCAGGGAATCCATTTTTGATCTCCCGGTTTTTCAGGAGGGTGAGAGAAAAAACTGGCACAGTCATGATTTTCTGGACCCCAAGGGGCATTTGATCAATACGGCTGGACTGGAAATTGATGATAAGTTTCGCCCCCTGGACAGCTCCGGCAAACCGGCCTTTAATAAACTTTTTGCCGCAGGGTCCATATTGGCACATCAGGACTGGATGCGGATGAAGTGCGGGTCCGGACTGGCCATCGCTTCAGCCTATGCCGCAGTAAATGCTTTTAAAGAACAAAAATAATAAAATATGAATCCTTTTAATGAGTTTCCCAAGCACTTAAAATCAACCATTCGTTTTGTTCTAACCGACATTGACGATACCCTTACCATAAAGGGTCGACTTCCTGCGGTGGTATTTACCGCCATGGAAAATCTTCACCAAGCAGGCATTCAAGTCCTCCCGATTACCGGACGCCCTGCCGGATGGTGCGATCATATTGCCAGAATGTGGCCGGTGGATGGTGTTATTGGAGAAAACGGCGCTTTCTATTTCAGATATGAAGACACCCAAAAAAAAATGATTCGACGATACTTCAAACCTGAAAAAGAAAGAAAACAGGACTGGAAAAAGCTGGAAAAGCTAAAACAGGAAATCTTGGAAAAAATTCCGGGCTGTCGGGTTTCCGCTGATCAGGCCTATCGTGAAGCAGATCTTGCCATCGATTTTTGCGAAGATGTTCCACCGCTTCCTGTAAAAGATATTGACCGGATTGTACGACTATTTAACCAGGCAGGTGCCCAGGCAAAGATAAGCTCCATTCATGTAAACGGCTGGTTCGGAAATTATGACAAACTTTCCATGACCCGGTTCCTTTTTGAAGAAGTTTTTCAAGTGCATCTTGAAGCAATTAAAAACAAAGTTATTTTTACCGGGGACTCCCCCAACGATTCTCCCATGTTTGCTTATTTTCCTCATTCCGTGGGTGTTGCCAATGTGATGCATTTTAAAGGAAGAATGGAATGTAACCCTGCCTGGGTAACGGAAAAGGAAGGTGGATACGGTTTTGCCGAGATGGTGGACTTTCTCCTTTTGTGAAAGAAAACTGTGAAACCTTGGCAATTAGACAAGGATCATACATTTTTTTGGATTTAGAAACAAATGGAGTTCCTGCCCTTCTTCCTGTGGAAGGTAATGGGGAACCTGCACCCTGATCATCGTGTCATTTACGCTTACGAAAAAATACAGGAAGTTACCCAGATATGCCCTGTGGGCAATCGTCCCCTTGAACAGATTTTCCCCCGTTTGGGGAGGTTCCGTAACTATTTCCACATCCTCCGGACGTATGGATGCGTAAACTTTTTCGCCGGTTTTCATTGCCCTGCTGTCCGGCATGGAGCACAGCATTTTTTCGCTGAATTCAGTACGTACGTAAACCTTATTAGAATTCGGTACCACCTCAACAGTTTCTCCGGAAATAAAATTCATGGTACCGATGAAATCGGCAACAAACCGGTTGGCAGGCTTTTCATAGATCTCCTCCGGAGGGCCGATTTGTATTATGTTCCCTGATTCCATAACGGCCACACGGTCAGAGATCACCATCGCTTCGGCTTGATCGTGAGTCACATAGACTGAAGTGATGCCCATTCGCCTGACCAGACTCTTTATCTCAAATCTCAATTCTTCTCTGAGCTTGGCATCCAGATTACTCAGCGGCTCATCTAAAAGCAGCACTTTGGGATTGCCCACGAGAGCCCGCGCCAGCGCGACCCGTTGCTGTTGGCCACCGCTTAATTGGGACGGATATCTGTCTTCCAAACCATCCAAACCCACCAACTCCAAAACTTTTTGCGCTTTTTCCTTAATGCTCTGCCTGGACAACTTTTGAAGTTTCAAGCCATAGACAATGTTATTGTATACCTTCATATGGGGCCACACGGCATAGTTTTGGAACACCATACCGATGCCCCTTTTAGAGGGCTGGACAAATCCCTGTGAAAGCATCGGCTTACCGTCAATAACGATATCTCCCTCGTCCGGCCTTTCCAACCCGGCAATGCAGCGCAGGGTGGTTGTTTTGCCGCAACCGCTGGGCCCGAGCAGTGTCAACATTTCGCCCTTCTTCACTTCCAGCTGAATGTGATTAATGGCCACCACTTTCTTAAAGTGTTTAAAAAGGTTTTGAATCTCTATGAATGCCATTAAAATTGTCTCCTTAATGTCGGTTCAGCGTTTATTGGCAGTTAAACCTGAACCTTTGATCTGTAACTATCCTTCTGCACCCCAGGCGGCTTTGAGAACACCCCCGCTGATTCTTGATATGATCAGCAGAAGAATGAAGGTGATCACAATCATCAGAAAAGCCATGGCAGCGGCGATCCCAAATTCCATTCCACGATGCCAGTTCAGGTAGATCCCAATGGGCAGGGTTTCCCATCCTCCCTTATAAAGGAATACCGCGGTGGAAATTTCCTGAAACGCCATGATGAAGAACATCACCACGCCGACAAGTACTCCTTTAAGCAGCAACGGCAATGAAATAAGGAAAAAAGTTCTGAGTTTACCGGCGCCCGATACCTCGGAGGCTTCCTCCAGGGAAGGATCCAGCTGTAAATAGGAGGAGTGCGCCATGCGCAAAAAATACGGAAGTCGCCTGGCAAACAGAGCGATGGGCATGATAATCCAATAATGGGCCAAAGGTATGGCTTTCCAAAATGCCAAAATATAACTCACACCAATGGCGATACCCGGAAACGCCAGCATCAATGTGATGACAAAATCGAGGGCATCTTTTCCCGGCACCCGGGTACGGACGATAAGGTAAGCCACCGGAAGCCCGAAAGCAATTCCGAAGATCAGCGCAATTCCACTGAAAAGGAAGGAGTTTTTTATCAAAAGCGGACTTTCCAGCAGGATGAGCCGGAAATTTTCCAGCGTCCAATAGGTGGGGAATATCTCAAAGGTCCATCTTCGGGAAAATGCGGCTAAACCCAACACAACCGGAATGAGCAAAACCAGAACGGCAATAAAAATCATGTACATATACGCACCTGATTTCACCCACCTGTTGGGCTCGATCACACGGCCTTCGGACGTTGTCCCTTTTGAGAGTCCGGTATACTTTTTCTTTTCGACCCAATACCGGGCGAGCAAAAAGAGAGAAATGCAAACGATGGAAGAAACCACCACCGCCACGATCCCCATATGCTTGCGGTGCATATCGGTAAAGTGATAGGAGATGTTGATATACGAAACCGATGGCAGAAGGTCCACCTGTCCCAGAATCAATGGGGTGAGCCAGTCGGTAAAGGGCCACAGGAATACGAGAACGGCGCCCGCCAGATAACTTGGGGTACACAGCGGCAAGGTGACGGTAAAAAATCTCCGAAAACTGCTCGCTCCCTCGACTTCGGCGGCTTCTTCAAAGGAAGGATCTATGTTGGTAAAACCTGCCGAAAGACCCAGAACGATAAAAGGGAGCATATGCAGGGATTGAATGAATACCAGTCCGTGTAAGCCATAGATGAAATTCAGCGGTTTGTCTATCAGGCCAATTTCCATCAAAAGCAGATTTACAGTTCCATATTTTCCGAAAAAGATGATGAAGGCAAACACGCCGGCGAAAGCGGGCAAAACAATCGGCAACAGAATCAATGCGGTGAAAACGGTTTTTCCCCGGTGCCTGTATCTGGCCAAAATGTATGCCAGGGGCACCCCGAATACGGTGGTGGTCAGAAGTACCATCGTACTTAGCAGCAGGGTATTTCCAAAGGTTTTGAGATAATACGCGTCCTGAAAAAATTCCAGGTAATTGCCCATACCCCAGCCACCGGTTTCGGCAATTTTGAAGCTTTCCAATACTAAAATGGAAAGCGGATAAATTACCAGGAAGGCAACGATCAACCACAGGAGTGCTGCCAGAGAAATACTGCCGCGTGACATATCAGATCCTTTATTTTACTCAATTTCAAGCCTACTTCCTTTAGGGTATCGTTATGCAACAGGCTTGATCAACAATGCTCGGAGTAAGTTGGAGTGTAGCATTCCAGCAAGGAGGGTAATCCGAAAAACACCCATTGGGTTAAACACCAACTCCTATAATTCCAAATCCCAATAATTATACGGGCGAGCGTTTGCTCGCCCGTTTATCAGACCCAAAAGT
This genomic stretch from Thermodesulfobacteriota bacterium harbors:
- a CDS encoding YifB family Mg chelatase-like AAA ATPase, whose amino-acid sequence is MLAKLLSSAVIGIDAYFVEVEVDITSGLPTFATVGLPEASVKESKERVKSAIKNSGYSFPDDRITVNLAPANIKKEGTGFDLPIAVGILAATGIVPQNSINPYLVLGELSLDGRIKPVNGSLPMALAAKKAGYAGIVVPYDNRREASVVKDISVFPVKTLHQVVDFFRGFKLIKPEKVDISGIFKHNTQPEIDFCEVMGQEHVKRAMEIAAAGGHNLIMVGPPGSGKTMLARRLPTILPPITFDEAIETTKIFSVVGMLKKSQALVTERPFRSPHHTISDAGLIGGGHIPRPGEVSLAHNGVLFLDELPEYKKHVLEVLRQPLEDLQVTISRAASTITYPSSFMLVAAMNPCPCGYLSDPKHECRCTYSQIHKYRSKISGPLLDRIDIHVEVPAVPYKDLMGDSDAEPSEEIRKRVESARTIQSARFSRTKIYCNAQMSSRHIKKYCGIDEASADLLESAIDKLGLSARAYNRILKIARTIADLERQADIQVDHISEAIQYRSLDRKKRIS
- a CDS encoding TIGR00266 family protein, with the protein product MKSHKVDYKVMGDDIQIVEVELDPGETVIAEAGVMNYMDDGITFEAKMGDGSKPDGGLFGKLMDAGKRAITGESIFLTHFTNSGTGKKSVAFAAPYPGKIIPIDMTKVNGELLCQKDAFLCAALGTEVGIAFTKRLGVGFFGGEGFILQRLRGDGMAFVHAGGTVIKKKLNNDTIRVDTGCIVAFTSGINYDIERAGSLKSMFFGGEGLFLATLSGTGVVLLQSLPFSRMADRIFQHAPSAGGSRKGEGSILGGIGDLIGGK
- the glpK gene encoding glycerol kinase GlpK is translated as MTKRYVIALDQGTTSSRAVLFGSRGRIEGITLKEFTQHFPRSGWVEHDPMEIWESQWEVFQQLVNERKVNPSDIAAIGITNQRETTVVWDKNSGEPVFNAIVWQDRRTASICEFLKSKGLEDYVRQNTGLVIDAYFSGTKIKWILDNVKGARERAEKGELLFGTIDTWLIWKLTHGKVHATDYSNASRTLLYNIRELKWDPALLKALDVPDTMLPEVRDSSGNFGELEYKGVKIPISGVAGDQQAALFGQICFEEGMAKNTYGTGCFLLMNTGEEPVFSQSGLITTIAWGIGGHIQYALEGSVFVAGAAIQWLRDGLKIIDTASASEELGRQAMDEEGVYVVPAFVGLGAPYWDMYARGAIFGLTRDTGREHITKATLESVAFQTRDVLDAMQADSGIELKKLQVDGGASANNFLMQFQADIIGVAVERPEVIESTALGAAYLAGMAVGLWEKEQISANRKIDQSFLPLMDETKRQTLYAGWQKAVKRSMGWIEA
- a CDS encoding YkgJ family cysteine cluster protein; translation: MDIPGKKANIEPVRLGPESRFKFKCHKDVKCFTQCCKGISITLTPYDIIRLKNRLGLSSEEFLAIYTEPHILEKTDLPIVTLKLIDGETSDSDRKACPFVREDGCIIYEDRPTTCRYYPLGVATLSHKEGSDDDGFYFFVNEPHCLGFEEDKEWTVNKWRKDQGVDIHDDINAQWTDLVVRKRSFPPNIKLTDQAKQMFFMVSYNIDKFREFVFESSFLKRFDIDEKILEKIQNDEIELLQFGVEWLKGILFKQTDPQKQAADGRMKPGNNKA
- the glpA gene encoding anaerobic glycerol-3-phosphate dehydrogenase subunit GlpA gives rise to the protein MLKTQVLIIGGGITGAGIVRDLTLRGIECILAEKSDINAGASGANHGLLHSGARYVAGDLVNAKECREEGNILKKLAPHCVEDTGGLFVAVEGDDEKYVADFPGLCSKCGIPTKDLDIKEVLEMEPSLSDKLIAAYQVPDAAVDPFKLSLDNIYQALDLGSTLLRHSKVTGFTIKKNRILVTKLQNMLTGEQFNIEAVQVVNAAGAWAKEVAALAGCTINLLYSKGSLLVTHNRIAQRVINRLRPSSNADILVPGGTVSILGTTSVTIDTLDQVFPTVEETDYIVSEATAMIPQLERTRFIRAYAGVRPLLGTKAGADDRSVSRGFSLIDHLEDGLENFASITGGKLSTYRLMAEKTANLICNRLGVSRPCLTRTDPLTPAGAARWTKPGLAPKVWMKQHDPEDIMLCECEMVPKSVVDSIVESIHKQNGKPDLKAIGLRSRIGKGACQGTFCGLRTCAYLYDTDELQADEGLTSLREFVNERWRGVRPLLWDTPLIQAELQEALYCGLMGIEL
- the glpB gene encoding glycerol-3-phosphate dehydrogenase subunit GlpB; the encoded protein is MSNDNREINCDLAVIGAGMAGMASALFASSRGVSTVLAGLTSEIIFASGLIDLMGVHPIGDGKVWENPWEAIQALISDIPNHPFAKINKNDIHGALEEFLSFMSDAGLPYDRHENRNAKIMTPAGTVKHTYGVPQTMWNGVLALEQKCPCLIIDIRGLRGFSARQITETLKSSWPDLRHARISFPHTDHLEEVYLEPVARSLALAENRKALARIIHLHVKDSAMIGFPTIFGINHSVEIFHDLQEMIGVPIFEIPTMPPSITGLRIKEAFETQLPNQGVQLLLQKKVLKVHHNKGGFILDAGGPETEYTLKAKGIILASGRFLGRGLRAERKQIRESIFDLPVFQEGERKNWHSHDFLDPKGHLINTAGLEIDDKFRPLDSSGKPAFNKLFAAGSILAHQDWMRMKCGSGLAIASAYAAVNAFKEQK
- a CDS encoding HAD-IIB family hydrolase; this translates as MNPFNEFPKHLKSTIRFVLTDIDDTLTIKGRLPAVVFTAMENLHQAGIQVLPITGRPAGWCDHIARMWPVDGVIGENGAFYFRYEDTQKKMIRRYFKPEKERKQDWKKLEKLKQEILEKIPGCRVSADQAYREADLAIDFCEDVPPLPVKDIDRIVRLFNQAGAQAKISSIHVNGWFGNYDKLSMTRFLFEEVFQVHLEAIKNKVIFTGDSPNDSPMFAYFPHSVGVANVMHFKGRMECNPAWVTEKEGGYGFAEMVDFLLL